Proteins co-encoded in one Nematostella vectensis chromosome 15, jaNemVect1.1, whole genome shotgun sequence genomic window:
- the LOC125560614 gene encoding uncharacterized protein LOC125560614 — MLGTLEVDKKKDWPDYVTGIVHAYNATKHLTTGYSPSYLMFGRNPRLPQDVTLGPDPVHDPQPYAAYIENLRDKLTDAYSRAQQEIEKKAEANKRRYDALSEDLALQPGDRVLVRNLKHKLQDRWEDVPYRVVRRSGEQPVCVVQHEQSGKKRVLHFNILLPYRAERAGPEPRKQHGRKYPPRRQQEDDTESSASDSHSSWLDFVATELNPLAVPFTMDEEGEEPEVHIQQEYDNDVQESESGGEAAEKRPDRLRPRRVVRPPARLICDPVWSQQVSTLNYGITILP, encoded by the coding sequence ATGCTGGGGACCCTAGAAGTAGATAAGAAGAAGGATTGGCCGGATTATGTTACAGGAATAGTCCATGCTTATAACGCTACCAAACACTTAACTACGGGATACTCACCGTCATATCTCATGTTCGGGAGGAACCCAAGACTACCCCAGGATGTGACTCTTGGCCCGGACCCCGTACATGACCCACAGCCGTACGCTGCATATATAGAGAACCTCCGCGACAAGCTGACAGATGCATATTCTCGAGCACAACAGGAGATAGAAAAGAAAGCCGAGGCTAATAAGCGCCGGTATGATGCACTAAGTGAAGACCTCGCTCTCCAGCCTGGGGACAGAGTCCTGGTGAGAAACCTCAAGCACAAACTGCAGGATCGATGGGAGGATGTCCCATATCGAGTCGTTCGCCGCTCTGGGGAGCAGCCGGTGTGCGTGGTACAACATGAGCAGAGTGGGAAGAAGAGAGTCCTCCACTTCAACATCCTACTGCCCTATCGAGCGGAGCGGGCAGGCCCCGAACCCAGAAAGCAACACGGGCGGAAATATCCCCCGCGCAGACAGCAGGAGGACGACACggaaagctctgctagcgACTCACATAGCTCCTGGTTGGACTTCGTCGCGACTGAGCTCAATCCGTTAGCGGTTCCGTTTACCATGGATGAAGAAGGTGAAGAGCCGGAGGTGCACATTCAACAAGAATATGACAATGATGTTCAGGAGTCAGAGTCAGGAGGGGAAGCAGCTGAGAAGCGTCCTGACAGACTTCGGCCGAGGAGGGTAGTGAGACCTCCTGCTCGCCTCATTTGCGACCCAGTGTGGTCACAGCAAGTATCGACACTGAACTATGGTATCACAATTTTgccatag